Proteins from a single region of Argiope bruennichi chromosome 6, qqArgBrue1.1, whole genome shotgun sequence:
- the LOC129972449 gene encoding acanthoscurrin-2-like → MKQFVIALLVCAAVVANATSYKSGYGGGYGGYGGGHGIIVSSGYGKGLSGYGGGYGLGGYGKGLGGYGGGYGHGGYGGSYGHGGYGGYGKGLGGYGGYGQGGYGGYGKALVGGYGGYGHGGYGGYGLGGYGGHGGYGLGGYGKGYGGYGYGHH, encoded by the exons ATGAAACAATTTGTG ATCGCCCTCCTTGTCTGCGCTGCGGTGGTTGCTAATGCCACCAGCTACAAAAGTGGTTACGGTGGTGGTTATGGCGGATACGGAGGCGGCCATGGAATTATCGTCAGCTCTGGCTACGGGAAAGGACTCAGCGGTTACGGTGGCGGTTATGGACTCGGTGGGTATGGTAAAGGACTTGGCGGCTATGGAGGTGGTTACGGACATGGAGGCTATGGAGGTAGTTACGGACATGGAGGCTATGGCGGCTATGGTAAAGGTCTAGGAGGATATGGCGGCTATGGACAGGGCGGATATGGAGGTTATGGCAAGGCGCTTGTCGGAGGATATGGAGGATATGGTCACGGAGGTTACGGAGGTTATGGTCTCGGCGGATATGGAGGACACGGTGGATACGGCCTTGGAGGTTATGGAAAAGGATATGGTGGTTATGGATATGGGCATCATTAA